The DNA window CAAAAGTGAATTAGAGTTTGCTTTTTGGGTTGAGCAGCTCCTTCATAGCGTCCAAGTTCTCCCCCTCTGGAGCCTCCGGCCATGCACTGTGGTctggagacaaacacacaagaaTTTAGCATACTCTATATAGTATGCTGTATAGTAAATACCGTAAAGACCGACATGCGGATGCTTCAGCAAGATGTACGTACCGGGTATCTCCCACGGGGAGTTGTACAGACTCTGTCCAGCATCAACCCTCAGGGTGGCTCCGGAGATGAAGGAGGCAGCGGGAGAGAGCAGGAAACACACTGCTGATGAGATCTGAACATagaaacacaattaaaacaaacaaacagaagaaaTCACTACAGTCTATGACACTGCAACAAAGCAACAGACACAAAGCACATACTCTGCATCTATTGCTCTCGATTACcagttattttctatttaaatcaactgaaacttctcccgtgttgccaagcgtgtaggaaaaCTACATTGACTGCCTAGTGTGTAACGACCGACACCCCAGGGCGAGTGCTATCCAAATTATAACAGTCCACCCTATTTTTCATGCATacttaaaaatttaaataacaaAGCTGCTCTGAGTTTCATGAGTGCCTTTCCTCGGGGTATTGTGGGTGTCACTACACGGTTACACACCTCTTCTGGTACTCCCAGCCTCTTTGCAGGGCTAAATGGAATAGACATCTTGAAAAGACTTGGTCCCAGCTCCTTGTAGTTCTCCATTGCAgttttggaaaagattgtgCCCTGCAACCAGACAAATGCACAGATTTGAAATTACAACATAATTAAAAACCTCCAACACTTAATCTGCACTAATTGTGACCTTACAGGTGCAACAGAGTTGACTCTGACTCCTGAGGTTGCCCACTCGATTGCCAGAGTCTTTGTTAAGTTGTCCACCGCTGCCCTCGCTGCACCTGTGTGGCTGTGAGGGAGAGGAGATTTCAACAAAAGGGTGTGCGAGTTGTAAATTCACGTGTGAATTTGGTGGGCGGTGCTGCTTACGCCATGCCTGGGAAGCCTTTCCACATGTCGGCAATGATGTTGACGATCACACCTCCGTGCTGTTTCATCCATGCGGTGTAGACTGCGTGGATAGAAGCGGCAACACAGTCACACTGAGAGctttaacaaacacacactgagccgGTGTTAGTCTTTCTGCGTCTTACCCTGCTGGCAGCAGTGGAAGGTTCCAGTCAGGTTGGTGTCTATCACAGCTTTCCAGCCTTTAGAGGACATGTGTTCTGCCGGGCTGCTGAACTGACCTCCTCCGTTGTTCACCAGAAAGTCTATCCTGCCGTACTGCTTCAGCACTGACGACACAAGGTTGTTCACCTGCGGCACAAGGGGATCAAAACAGGCGTATAAGGTACCAACAACATCAGCATGAAGCAGATCCAGAGGGTGAATGTGTGTGGAGGCCCACCTCATCCTCGTTTCGGATGTTACATGGTAGAGGAGTGACAGACGCCGGGCTGGAGGCAGGGATTTTTTGTCTCATCTCTTGAGCTGCTGCCTGCAACCTCTCTGCCTTTCTACTGGAGATAACCACATTGCAACCTGGAGACAAAATAGTTAGCCATGACAAATCTATGATAATAGTACTGATAGTCTGTTCACTTTAAGATTACATTTGGGGTATGTGATGTGATTATTTGGAATGAGGTCGCCACAAGTCAGAGTCACTGAATGCTTGCTCCTGTGTGATTTCTCATGTTGATGACTCCAAAATAAAGATACATTAGTGGGTAAcatccaggtctgagaagtgaaggcAATGtggaaatgccttaaacttgcattctttccaaAATTACTCAGCAAATCCAATAGCTAATGAGTTTAGCAGGGAAATGCTAATGCAAATGAGAAAGGATGTTGCCCTTTTAAATGCCTGATTAAAATCTGTAGACAATTCTTAATTCAATTTGTGAATccgtttatttatttctctttttaaactgcGTTTTCAAATAGATTTGTAAATTCCATTAataatttatgaattaattaatgtatttttaaatgatgtacttattgattgttttatggtgtttttttaaatcccttttttttatttgaaccatTTATTGATGagttatttcatttgtaaattcttCTTTATAATTCCccaataaaatgtcaaataattaattactttgtaatttagtaaATTTAATTTGCAACAACAAATTTATTGACTATTTTCagttgtacaattagttattaatccaTTAgatgctttattattattattatttattgtggtCCTCCATTTTATTACCAttgacactttattttttatcatatcaGGCCAACATATTAAAGTTATTCAGCCATGACAAACACAAAGGTCTCCAGTTAGTGAAATTCAAGGGGGGCAGAGAATATGTCCAGGTGTTGCACTAAATTCTGTGACCCAGGGTATTTATGCTGCACTACCACACACTGTAAACgtgtttttaaatcatattttcacaTACTTGACTTTGCTTTACCAAACATTGCACCTCCACAGTGCTTCAACAGTGTCACACTTTTCAAGGTCTTTGCAGGTC is part of the Sebastes umbrosus isolate fSebUmb1 chromosome 12, fSebUmb1.pri, whole genome shotgun sequence genome and encodes:
- the pecr gene encoding peroxisomal trans-2-enoyl-CoA reductase translates to MAASSVFRPGLFNHKVAIVTGGGTGIGKAISAELLELGCNVVISSRKAERLQAAAQEMRQKIPASSPASVTPLPCNIRNEDEVNNLVSSVLKQYGRIDFLVNNGGGQFSSPAEHMSSKGWKAVIDTNLTGTFHCCQQVYTAWMKQHGGVIVNIIADMWKGFPGMAHTGAARAAVDNLTKTLAIEWATSGVRVNSVAPGTIFSKTAMENYKELGPSLFKMSIPFSPAKRLGVPEEISSAVCFLLSPAASFISGATLRVDAGQSLYNSPWEIPDHSAWPEAPEGENLDAMKELLNPKSKL